A window from Vulcanimicrobium alpinum encodes these proteins:
- the treY gene encoding malto-oligosyltrehalose synthase → MIPRATYRLQFHAGFRFTDAITLIPYLRSLGISHVYASPYLRARAGSPHGYDIVDHNALNPEIGTSEEYDAFVSALRANGMGHVLDFVPNHMGVGGCDNAWWLDVLTWGRDSHYADYFDIDWEPLRAQLRGKLLLPFLGRQYGEVLDAGELRWEYGDGGFRLRYYEHCFPLTPPSYAAVLEGAEPASLASFAPLFAALAGMIDRIERRDAASSLRRLVDETERDNAWALAARLDAERASPEGKALIERVVDAQHWRPTSWKVAAEEINYRRFFDINGLGALRMEHAATFADAHALAFSLIERGAVDGLRLDHVDGLYDPLGYCDLLRSRAELLGEPLYLVVEKILAGHEDLRERWNVDGTTGYEFMNAVTGIAIDPRAERAFDRTYRTFTGDAARFADVAYTAKRFVLITALAAERNVLALRLDRIAQRDPHTRDFTLLALTRALVNTIAAFPVYRTYVRGEAINDEDRHDIEWAIARARSWDITSEGSVYAFLRRVLLTETDDEQVRESYVDFAMHFQQLTSPVAAKGVEDTAFYRSIRLVALNEVGGDPARFGLAVSEFHRQNAQRAAHRPHAMIATATHDAKRGEDVRARLAVLSEIPDGWSRAIARWARLNGRHKTTVRGERAPSSLAEYLFYQTLIGAWPAELLDAPLDPPAFAAYADRISDYVLKAGREAKLRTSWTNPDGEYEAALERFVRRAMDPAAAPVFLAAAQAFAREIAAGGFSNTLAQTVLHATAPGVPDTYQGAELWDLSLVDPDNRRPVDFARRDAALRAIDDALAAGTERAAIVRDLLARAGDGTFKLYVLATLLRHRAAAGWPAASYEPLETTGPLAGHLVAYRRGRAIVAVTRLPRTVAAAGLPVGELWNDTAVRLPADGAPAYRDVLTGLHLHPVERDGARELPAASLFSLLPVSVVEPAECALERT, encoded by the coding sequence GTGATCCCGCGCGCGACGTACCGGCTGCAGTTTCACGCCGGCTTCCGCTTCACCGACGCGATCACGCTGATCCCGTATCTCCGGAGCCTCGGGATCTCCCACGTCTACGCGTCGCCGTATCTGCGCGCGCGCGCCGGCTCGCCGCACGGGTACGACATCGTCGACCACAACGCGCTCAATCCCGAGATCGGCACGAGCGAAGAGTACGATGCGTTCGTCTCCGCGCTGCGCGCGAACGGGATGGGTCACGTGCTCGACTTCGTCCCCAACCACATGGGCGTCGGCGGCTGCGACAACGCGTGGTGGCTCGACGTGCTCACGTGGGGCCGCGATTCGCACTACGCCGACTACTTCGACATCGACTGGGAGCCGCTGCGGGCGCAGCTGCGCGGGAAGCTGCTGCTGCCGTTTCTCGGTCGCCAGTACGGCGAAGTGCTCGATGCGGGCGAGCTGCGCTGGGAGTACGGCGACGGCGGCTTCCGCCTGCGCTACTACGAGCATTGCTTTCCGCTCACGCCGCCGTCTTACGCGGCCGTCCTGGAGGGCGCCGAGCCGGCGTCGCTGGCATCGTTCGCGCCGCTCTTCGCCGCGCTCGCCGGGATGATCGACCGCATCGAACGCCGCGACGCCGCATCCTCACTGCGGCGGCTGGTCGATGAAACCGAACGCGACAACGCGTGGGCGCTCGCCGCGCGGCTCGACGCCGAACGCGCGAGCCCCGAGGGGAAAGCACTGATCGAACGCGTCGTCGACGCCCAGCACTGGCGGCCGACGTCGTGGAAGGTCGCGGCGGAAGAGATCAACTACCGCCGTTTCTTCGACATCAACGGCCTCGGCGCACTCCGCATGGAGCACGCCGCGACGTTCGCGGACGCCCACGCGCTCGCGTTTTCGCTGATCGAACGCGGTGCGGTCGACGGCTTGCGGCTCGACCACGTCGACGGCCTCTACGATCCGCTGGGCTACTGCGATCTGCTGCGCTCGCGTGCGGAGCTGCTCGGTGAGCCGCTGTACCTCGTCGTCGAGAAGATTCTGGCCGGACACGAAGATTTGCGCGAACGCTGGAATGTCGACGGCACGACGGGTTACGAATTCATGAACGCGGTCACGGGGATCGCGATCGATCCGCGCGCCGAGCGCGCGTTCGACCGCACCTACCGGACGTTCACCGGTGATGCCGCGCGCTTCGCCGACGTCGCCTACACAGCGAAGCGGTTCGTTCTGATCACCGCGCTCGCGGCCGAGCGCAACGTGCTGGCGCTGCGCCTCGACCGTATCGCGCAGCGCGATCCTCACACGCGCGACTTCACGCTGCTCGCGCTCACACGGGCGCTCGTCAACACGATCGCGGCCTTCCCGGTCTACCGCACGTACGTCCGAGGCGAAGCGATCAACGACGAAGACCGCCACGACATCGAGTGGGCGATCGCACGCGCCCGCAGTTGGGACATCACGAGCGAAGGATCGGTCTACGCTTTTCTGCGGCGCGTCCTGCTCACCGAGACGGACGACGAGCAGGTGCGCGAGAGCTATGTCGACTTCGCGATGCACTTCCAGCAGCTCACCTCTCCGGTCGCCGCAAAGGGCGTCGAGGACACCGCGTTCTATCGCTCGATCCGTCTGGTCGCGCTCAACGAGGTCGGCGGCGATCCGGCGCGCTTCGGCCTCGCGGTGAGCGAGTTTCACCGGCAGAACGCGCAGCGCGCCGCGCATCGGCCGCACGCGATGATCGCCACCGCGACGCACGACGCGAAGCGCGGCGAAGACGTGCGCGCGCGGCTCGCCGTGCTTTCGGAGATTCCCGACGGCTGGAGCCGCGCGATCGCGCGCTGGGCGCGGCTCAACGGGCGCCACAAGACGACGGTGCGCGGCGAACGCGCGCCCTCGTCGCTCGCCGAGTACCTGTTCTATCAGACGCTGATCGGCGCGTGGCCCGCTGAGCTCCTCGACGCGCCGCTCGATCCGCCGGCCTTCGCGGCGTACGCGGACCGCATCAGCGACTACGTGCTCAAAGCCGGGCGCGAGGCGAAGCTGCGCACGAGTTGGACGAACCCCGACGGCGAGTACGAAGCCGCGCTCGAGCGCTTCGTGCGGCGCGCCATGGATCCGGCGGCGGCACCGGTTTTTCTCGCCGCAGCGCAGGCGTTCGCGCGCGAGATCGCGGCCGGAGGCTTCTCCAACACGCTCGCGCAGACGGTCCTGCACGCGACCGCGCCGGGCGTCCCCGACACGTATCAGGGCGCCGAGCTCTGGGACCTCAGCCTGGTCGATCCCGACAACCGCCGGCCCGTCGACTTCGCGCGGCGCGACGCGGCGCTGCGCGCGATCGACGACGCGCTCGCCGCCGGGACGGAGCGCGCGGCGATCGTCCGCGACCTGCTGGCGCGCGCCGGCGACGGGACGTTCAAGCTCTACGTTCTGGCGACGCTCCTGCGCCACCGCGCCGCCGCCGGCTGGCCCGCAGCGTCATACGAACCGCTGGAGACGACGGGACCGCTCGCCGGTCACCTCGTGGCGTACCGCCGCGGGCGCGCGATCGTCGCGGTGACCCGGCTGCCGCGAACCGTCGCCGCCGCCGGTCTGCCGGTCGGCGAACTCTGGAACGATACCGCCGTCCGCCTGCCCGCGGACGGCGCGCCCGCCTATCGCGATGTGCTCACCGGCCTGCACCTCCACCCTGTCGAGCGGGACGGTGCCCGCGAGCTGCCGGCTGCTTCCTTATTCTCGTTGCTCCCGGTCAGCGTCGTCGAACCAGCCGAGTGTGCGCTCGAGCGGACGTGA
- the treZ gene encoding malto-oligosyltrehalose trehalohydrolase, protein MTFAHAMPFGAELRGDGVRFSLWAPSRSEVRVDVDGAEHALDAAGDGWFRGDVPHARARSRYRFAFDGSGLRVPDPASRFQPDGVHGASQVVDPRAYRWRTEGWCGRPWHESVVYELHVGTFTPEGTYRGAIARLDALVDLGITAIELMPLAQPAGDRNWGYDGTLLYAPQRAYGTPHELKELIDAAHERGLTVLLDAVYNHFGPEGNYLHAYAAPFFTERRGTPWGAAIDFDGAHAATVRDFFVQNALYWLLEYRFDGLRLDAVHEIFSEAQPHVLDEIALRVRAGVEPDRIVHLVIENDANRASLLDRYDAQWNDDAHHALHVLVTGERDGYYRDYADAPARHLARALDEGFAYQGEPSPHRGGAPRGEPSAHRSASAFVDFLQNHDQVGNRALGERISAIATFDAVAAAASIVLLAPAVPLLFMGEEWAASTPFCFFTDFGPELGAAVTEGRRREFAAWPSFADPASLTRIPDPQDPQTMRGSVLRWDERTQAPHAAMLAHYRALLDVRRRLIAPHLRSGAYGDGSAVFGRALRVRWRFGDGARITLLANLSDTAATIPAGAEGTMLSSLAEIEAGDAASHLGPWAVGWYLSGSGVAVS, encoded by the coding sequence GTGACGTTCGCGCACGCGATGCCGTTCGGCGCCGAACTCCGCGGCGACGGCGTGCGCTTCTCCCTATGGGCGCCCTCGCGTTCCGAGGTCCGCGTCGACGTCGACGGAGCCGAGCACGCGCTCGACGCAGCCGGCGACGGCTGGTTTCGCGGCGACGTCCCGCACGCGCGCGCGCGATCCCGCTACCGGTTCGCGTTCGACGGCAGCGGTCTGCGCGTCCCCGACCCGGCGTCGCGGTTTCAACCCGACGGCGTGCACGGCGCGAGCCAAGTCGTCGATCCGCGCGCCTACCGCTGGCGGACCGAAGGCTGGTGCGGGCGTCCGTGGCACGAGAGCGTCGTCTACGAACTTCACGTCGGGACGTTCACGCCCGAAGGGACGTACCGCGGGGCGATCGCGCGGCTCGACGCGCTCGTCGACCTCGGCATCACCGCGATCGAACTGATGCCGCTCGCGCAGCCCGCCGGCGACCGCAACTGGGGCTACGACGGAACCTTGCTCTACGCACCGCAGCGCGCGTACGGAACCCCGCACGAGCTCAAGGAGCTGATCGACGCCGCGCACGAGCGCGGGCTCACCGTCCTCCTCGATGCGGTCTACAACCACTTCGGCCCCGAAGGCAACTACCTGCACGCGTATGCGGCGCCGTTCTTCACCGAGCGGCGCGGCACGCCGTGGGGCGCCGCGATCGATTTCGACGGCGCGCACGCGGCGACCGTGCGCGACTTCTTCGTCCAGAACGCGCTTTATTGGCTGCTGGAGTACCGCTTCGACGGGCTGCGGCTCGACGCGGTGCACGAGATCTTCAGCGAGGCGCAGCCGCACGTCCTCGACGAGATCGCGCTGCGCGTGCGCGCCGGCGTCGAACCGGACCGCATCGTCCATCTCGTGATCGAGAACGACGCCAACCGCGCCTCGCTGCTGGATCGTTACGACGCGCAGTGGAACGACGACGCCCACCACGCCCTGCACGTGCTGGTCACCGGCGAGCGTGACGGCTACTATCGCGACTACGCGGACGCGCCGGCACGGCACCTGGCGCGCGCACTCGACGAAGGATTCGCCTATCAGGGCGAACCGTCGCCGCACCGCGGCGGCGCGCCGCGCGGCGAGCCGAGCGCGCACCGCAGCGCGAGCGCGTTCGTCGACTTCCTGCAGAATCACGATCAGGTGGGAAACCGCGCGCTCGGCGAACGGATCTCCGCGATCGCGACCTTCGACGCCGTCGCAGCGGCCGCGTCGATCGTGCTGCTCGCCCCCGCCGTCCCGCTGCTCTTCATGGGCGAGGAATGGGCGGCGTCGACGCCGTTCTGCTTCTTCACCGACTTCGGGCCGGAGCTCGGCGCGGCGGTGACCGAAGGCAGGCGGCGCGAATTCGCGGCGTGGCCGTCGTTCGCCGACCCGGCGTCCCTCACGCGGATCCCCGATCCGCAGGACCCGCAGACGATGCGCGGCTCCGTACTCCGCTGGGACGAACGCACGCAGGCGCCGCACGCGGCGATGCTCGCACACTATCGTGCGCTGCTGGACGTTCGCCGGCGGCTGATCGCGCCGCACCTGCGTTCCGGTGCGTACGGCGACGGCAGCGCGGTCTTTGGGCGCGCGCTGCGCGTGCGCTGGCGGTTCGGCGACGGCGCGCGGATCACGCTGCTCGCGAACCTGAGCGATACGGCGGCGACGATTCCCGCCGGCGCGGAGGGCACGATGCTCTCGTCGCTTGCCGAGATCGAAGCCGGCGATGCCGCGTCGCACCTCGGCCCGTGGGCCGTCGGCTGGTATCTCAGCGGCTCCGGCGTCGCGGTCTCGTGA
- the treS gene encoding maltose alpha-D-glucosyltransferase, translated as MPGDPQWYRDAVVYQTHVKAFRDSNGDGIGDVNGLTSRLDYLAELGVTALWLLPFFPSPLRDDGYDIADYTGVHPAYGTLEDVHRLVAEAHDRGIRVIAELVVNHTSDEHPWFQRARRAERGSPEREWYVWSDDDRKYAGTRIIFTDTEWSNWSWDPVAGQYYWHRFFSHQPDLNFQNPEVIGAITDVMRFWSKVGIDGFRLDAVPYLCEREGTNNENLPETHGVIKILRAVLENEFPDRIFLAEANQWPEDLSSYFGDGDECHMCFHFPLMPRLFMAVADEDRYPIHDILRQTPPIPEGCQWAVFLRNHDELTLEMVSDRERERMNAVYAIEPKMRINVGIRRRLAPLLENDRRRIELMNGLLMSMPGTPVIYYGDEIGMGDNLFLKDRDGVRTPMQWSPDRNGGFSDADHIRLYAPVVTDPTYGYEAVNVETQARTPTSLLNWMRRTIAVRKASRAFGRGTLTLLYPSNRRVLAYLREFDGETLLVVANLARTAQAVQLDLSAFAGRTPFEMLGSTAFPPIATSPYAVTLGPYGFFWFALVRDPSGAAAPIRSSALPELPTVVVPRAGLAFDRWARAVIDSDIVPLALGASEHGHVRDAFVAAEIDPALAFVVVGDGLRRISLPLRFVWDAPVREDAVARARSGPREGWIVDAGGDASTAPLVERAMRAGVVLRDEGRMTFALEGSPMPEASSSQRLGSATGARRWVLDDARLVTLHRQMPRLRNSGVAFLRHLHERGFAQAPELLGTATYVDTDRETWVVATSQRYVPHPIDAEGSLRDILRAGAADERLLRSATNVADALAALHRALATPGSDPTFGTRPIEDADLAAWRAAAGDDLQALVAAGVEGVVAVRERVAAALAKLPPHVNAASARAHGRLTLHRVLLVGGVPVFVGFGETVDDRSSPLKDVASLARSFDAVARESILASAHDPTADPLETRATTRSIVARALATFFERYAISARDLPTLPRDPAQRDAMVAFFRVQSALRDVREALSRRPADLARAVDALQVECP; from the coding sequence ATGCCTGGTGATCCCCAGTGGTATCGCGATGCGGTCGTCTATCAGACGCACGTCAAGGCGTTTCGTGATTCGAACGGCGACGGGATCGGTGACGTCAACGGGCTGACGTCGCGTCTCGACTATCTCGCCGAACTCGGCGTCACGGCGCTGTGGCTGCTGCCGTTCTTTCCCTCGCCCCTGCGCGACGACGGCTACGACATCGCCGACTACACCGGCGTCCATCCCGCGTACGGGACGCTCGAGGACGTCCACCGGCTCGTTGCGGAGGCGCACGACCGCGGAATCCGCGTGATTGCGGAACTCGTCGTCAACCACACCTCCGACGAGCACCCGTGGTTCCAGCGCGCGCGCCGCGCCGAGCGCGGTTCGCCCGAACGCGAGTGGTACGTGTGGTCGGACGACGATCGGAAGTATGCGGGGACACGGATCATCTTCACCGACACCGAGTGGTCGAACTGGTCGTGGGATCCGGTCGCCGGCCAGTACTATTGGCACCGCTTTTTTTCGCACCAGCCCGACCTGAACTTTCAGAATCCTGAGGTGATCGGCGCGATCACCGACGTGATGCGCTTCTGGTCGAAGGTCGGGATCGATGGCTTCCGACTCGACGCGGTTCCATATCTGTGCGAGCGCGAAGGCACCAACAACGAGAACCTGCCCGAGACGCACGGCGTCATCAAGATCCTGCGCGCGGTGCTGGAGAACGAGTTCCCCGACCGCATCTTCCTGGCCGAGGCGAATCAGTGGCCCGAAGACCTCTCGTCGTATTTCGGCGACGGCGACGAGTGCCACATGTGCTTTCACTTCCCGCTGATGCCGCGGCTGTTCATGGCCGTCGCCGACGAGGACCGCTACCCGATCCACGACATCCTGCGCCAGACGCCGCCGATCCCCGAAGGCTGTCAGTGGGCCGTGTTTCTGCGCAACCACGACGAATTGACGCTCGAGATGGTGAGCGATCGCGAACGCGAGCGGATGAACGCCGTCTACGCGATCGAGCCGAAGATGCGGATCAACGTCGGCATCCGCCGCCGCCTCGCACCGCTGCTGGAAAACGATCGCCGCCGCATCGAGCTGATGAACGGCCTGCTGATGTCGATGCCGGGGACGCCGGTGATCTACTACGGCGACGAGATCGGGATGGGCGACAACCTCTTCCTCAAAGATCGCGACGGCGTGCGCACGCCGATGCAGTGGTCGCCCGACCGCAACGGCGGCTTCTCCGACGCCGACCACATCCGGCTTTATGCGCCGGTCGTCACCGATCCGACCTACGGGTACGAAGCGGTGAACGTCGAGACGCAAGCGCGCACGCCGACCTCGCTGCTGAACTGGATGCGGCGCACGATCGCCGTCCGCAAAGCGTCGCGTGCGTTCGGGCGGGGAACGCTGACCCTGCTCTATCCGTCGAATCGCCGCGTCCTCGCGTACCTGCGCGAGTTCGACGGCGAGACGCTGCTCGTCGTTGCCAACCTCGCGCGCACCGCGCAGGCGGTGCAGCTCGATCTGAGCGCGTTCGCGGGGCGCACGCCGTTCGAAATGCTCGGCTCGACCGCGTTCCCGCCGATCGCGACCTCGCCGTACGCGGTGACGCTTGGGCCGTACGGATTCTTCTGGTTCGCGCTCGTCCGCGATCCCAGCGGTGCGGCGGCGCCGATTCGCTCGAGCGCGCTTCCGGAACTCCCCACCGTCGTCGTTCCGCGCGCCGGCCTCGCCTTCGACCGCTGGGCGCGCGCGGTGATCGACTCAGACATCGTCCCGCTCGCGCTCGGCGCCTCGGAACACGGGCACGTCCGCGACGCGTTCGTTGCCGCCGAGATCGATCCGGCGCTGGCGTTCGTCGTCGTCGGCGACGGGCTGCGGCGCATCTCGCTCCCGCTGCGCTTCGTCTGGGATGCGCCGGTGCGCGAGGATGCCGTCGCACGGGCGCGCAGCGGTCCGCGCGAAGGGTGGATCGTCGACGCCGGCGGCGACGCCTCGACCGCACCGCTCGTCGAGCGTGCGATGCGCGCGGGCGTCGTGCTGCGCGACGAGGGGCGGATGACGTTCGCGCTCGAGGGATCGCCGATGCCGGAGGCGTCGAGTTCGCAGCGGCTCGGCTCCGCTACCGGCGCGCGGCGCTGGGTGCTCGACGACGCGCGGCTCGTCACGCTGCACCGTCAGATGCCGCGCCTGCGCAACAGCGGCGTCGCGTTTCTGCGCCATCTGCACGAGCGCGGCTTCGCGCAGGCACCCGAACTGCTCGGAACCGCGACGTATGTCGACACCGACCGCGAGACGTGGGTCGTCGCGACCTCGCAGCGCTATGTCCCGCATCCCATCGACGCGGAGGGCTCGCTGCGCGATATCCTGCGCGCCGGCGCCGCCGACGAACGGCTGCTGCGCAGCGCGACGAACGTCGCCGATGCGCTGGCGGCCCTGCACCGCGCGCTCGCGACGCCGGGGAGCGATCCGACCTTCGGCACGCGTCCGATCGAGGACGCCGATCTCGCCGCATGGCGCGCCGCAGCCGGCGACGATCTGCAGGCGCTGGTCGCCGCCGGCGTCGAGGGCGTCGTCGCGGTGCGCGAGCGCGTCGCCGCGGCGCTCGCGAAGCTCCCGCCGCACGTCAACGCCGCGTCGGCGCGCGCGCACGGGCGGCTGACGCTGCATCGCGTCCTGCTCGTCGGGGGTGTGCCGGTCTTCGTCGGGTTCGGCGAGACGGTCGACGACCGCAGTTCGCCGCTGAAGGACGTGGCGTCGCTCGCGCGCTCGTTCGACGCGGTCGCGCGCGAGTCGATTCTCGCCAGCGCCCACGACCCCACCGCCGATCCGCTCGAGACGCGCGCGACGACGCGCTCGATCGTCGCGCGCGCGCTGGCGACGTTCTTCGAACGCTACGCGATCAGCGCGCGCGACCTGCCGACGCTGCCGCGCGATCCGGCCCAACGCGATGCGATGGTCGCGTTCTTCCGAGTGCAGTCGGCGCTGCGCGACGTGCGCGAGGCGCTGTCGCGGCGCCCTGCCGACCTTGCCCGCGCCGTCGACGCGCTCCAGGTCGAGTGTCCGTGA
- a CDS encoding MFS transporter: protein MAGTAETITTNIPLRLDRLPWARWHWMVVIALGITWILDGLEVTIVGTIGPTLTSSAGLSLSDTQASYAGSFYIVGACIGALGFGYLTDRFGRKKLFLITLTWYLVCTLLTAFSWDFWSFVLFRMLAGAGIGGEYSAVNSAIDELIPAKRRGIADIAINGSWWIGTLMGAVLSIPLLNGRFIAPSLGWRLAFGLGAVLAFAVLFVRRGIPESPRWLLTHGRHDEAERIASSIEHEIVHETGAALPDPGSGTLEFDASRHRGVFVDAARTMVRAYPRRTVLVLALMITQAFLYNAVFFTQGLRLTTFFGVKPGDVGLFTIPFAIGNFLGALVLGHFFDTIGSKRMIAGCYIVSGALLLLVTYLFLHGMRDATQLTLWFATMFFFASAGASAAYLTTSEIFPLEIRAAAIAVVYAVGLLIGGAVAPPIYGHLIGTKEPSALALAWSVGAVLMIAGGIVEIVLGVDAENKPLEEVASPLTQVPAC from the coding sequence TTGGCCGGGACCGCCGAGACCATCACGACGAACATCCCGCTCCGCCTCGATCGCCTGCCCTGGGCGCGCTGGCATTGGATGGTCGTCATCGCGCTGGGGATCACGTGGATCCTCGACGGGCTCGAGGTGACGATCGTCGGCACGATCGGTCCGACGCTCACCAGCAGCGCGGGACTCTCGCTCTCCGACACGCAGGCCAGCTACGCCGGCTCGTTCTACATCGTCGGCGCCTGCATCGGGGCGCTGGGATTCGGCTACCTCACCGATCGCTTCGGCCGCAAGAAACTCTTCCTCATCACACTCACCTGGTATTTGGTGTGCACGCTGCTCACCGCGTTCTCGTGGGACTTCTGGAGCTTCGTGCTCTTCCGGATGCTCGCGGGCGCGGGGATCGGCGGCGAATACAGCGCCGTCAACTCCGCGATCGACGAGCTGATCCCCGCGAAACGGCGCGGGATCGCCGACATCGCGATCAACGGGTCGTGGTGGATCGGAACGCTGATGGGCGCGGTGCTGTCGATCCCGCTTCTGAACGGCCGCTTCATCGCGCCGTCGCTCGGCTGGCGGCTGGCGTTCGGCCTCGGCGCGGTGCTCGCATTCGCGGTCCTGTTCGTGCGCCGCGGGATACCGGAGAGCCCGCGCTGGCTGCTCACGCACGGACGGCACGACGAGGCCGAACGGATCGCGTCCTCGATCGAGCACGAGATCGTGCACGAAACCGGTGCGGCACTTCCCGATCCGGGAAGCGGGACGCTCGAGTTCGACGCGTCGCGCCATCGCGGCGTCTTCGTCGACGCGGCGCGGACGATGGTGCGCGCCTATCCGCGGCGGACGGTGCTCGTCCTCGCGCTGATGATCACGCAGGCGTTCCTCTACAACGCCGTGTTCTTCACCCAAGGACTCAGGCTGACGACGTTCTTCGGCGTGAAGCCAGGGGACGTCGGCCTCTTCACGATCCCGTTCGCGATCGGCAACTTCCTCGGGGCGCTGGTCCTGGGACACTTCTTCGACACGATCGGCAGCAAACGGATGATCGCGGGCTGTTACATCGTCAGCGGCGCGCTGCTGCTGCTCGTCACCTACCTCTTCCTGCACGGGATGCGCGATGCGACGCAGCTGACGCTCTGGTTCGCGACGATGTTCTTCTTCGCGAGCGCCGGCGCCAGCGCGGCCTATCTGACGACCAGCGAGATCTTTCCGCTGGAGATCCGCGCCGCGGCGATCGCCGTCGTCTACGCCGTCGGGTTGCTGATCGGCGGCGCGGTGGCGCCGCCGATCTACGGCCATCTCATCGGAACCAAGGAGCCGTCGGCGCTCGCGCTGGCCTGGTCCGTCGGCGCGGTGCTGATGATCGCCGGCGGCATCGTCGAGATCGTACTCGGCGTCGACGCGGAGAACAAGCCGCTCGAGGAGGTTGCCTCGCCCCTGACGCAGGTTCCGGCGTGTTAG
- the aceF gene encoding dihydrolipoyllysine-residue acetyltransferase, which translates to MAQVELAVPDLGGFDDVPVIEVLVRPGDTIAKDAPLVTLESDKATMEVPASSAGVVKDVRVKVGDKVSQGSVLVTVEADAPVAAAAATVDAVKSDPVGIVAAEASAAEEAGVRGVPAIATNDAPVDLVVPDIGDFSDIPIIEVLVRPGETIAKDAPLVTLESDKATMEVPAASGGVVSDVLVHVGDKVSKGTVIARLAATDGSALRQAQRDTAAPVSLSLSKAGPQAASSNGTGAATPIASGGTAAPPTPAASPGPVGPVHASPAIRRFARELGVDLSRVRGSGPNGRITRDDVQAFVKQTLAARPAAAPSAPAGTGLGLNLPPWPQIDFAKFGPVERVALSRIQKISGPVLARNWVMIPHVTQNDDADVTDLEAFRKQINGERKDVKVTMLAFLIKAVVAALKRYPQFNSSLDGDELVLKRYYNIGFAADTPNGLVVPVIKGADTKGVVEIARETSELAAKARDGKLGPADMSGATFTISSLGSIGGTTFTPIINAPEVAILGACKAEIRPVWDGAAFEPRLIQPLSLSYDHRVIDGANAARFVVELKATLADLRRTLL; encoded by the coding sequence ATGGCACAGGTAGAGCTCGCGGTCCCTGATCTCGGCGGCTTCGACGACGTTCCGGTCATCGAAGTCCTGGTGCGTCCCGGCGATACGATCGCCAAAGACGCGCCGCTGGTCACGCTCGAATCCGACAAGGCGACGATGGAGGTTCCGGCGTCGTCCGCGGGCGTGGTGAAAGACGTGCGCGTCAAGGTCGGCGACAAGGTCTCGCAAGGCTCGGTGCTGGTGACGGTCGAGGCCGACGCACCGGTCGCGGCGGCGGCTGCGACGGTCGATGCCGTGAAGAGCGACCCGGTGGGGATCGTCGCCGCAGAGGCGAGCGCCGCCGAGGAGGCCGGGGTGCGCGGCGTGCCGGCGATCGCGACGAACGATGCGCCCGTCGATCTCGTGGTCCCCGACATCGGCGACTTCAGCGACATCCCGATCATCGAAGTGCTCGTGCGTCCCGGCGAGACGATCGCGAAAGACGCGCCGCTGGTCACGCTCGAGTCCGACAAAGCGACGATGGAAGTCCCGGCGGCCTCCGGCGGCGTCGTGAGCGACGTGCTCGTGCACGTCGGCGACAAAGTCTCGAAGGGGACCGTGATCGCGCGGCTGGCGGCCACCGACGGGTCCGCGCTTCGACAAGCTCAGCGTGACACCGCGGCCCCCGTCAGCCTGAGCTTGTCGAAGGCCGGCCCCCAGGCTGCTTCATCGAACGGCACCGGCGCCGCAACACCGATCGCATCGGGCGGAACCGCAGCCCCGCCCACGCCCGCGGCGTCGCCGGGGCCGGTGGGACCCGTGCACGCCTCGCCGGCGATCCGGCGCTTCGCGCGCGAACTCGGCGTCGATCTCTCGCGCGTCCGCGGCAGCGGCCCCAACGGCCGCATCACCCGCGACGACGTGCAGGCCTTCGTCAAGCAGACGCTTGCGGCGCGTCCCGCCGCGGCCCCGTCCGCGCCGGCAGGCACCGGACTCGGCCTGAACCTGCCGCCGTGGCCGCAGATCGACTTCGCGAAGTTCGGTCCGGTCGAACGCGTCGCGCTCTCGCGCATCCAGAAGATCAGCGGCCCGGTGCTGGCGCGCAACTGGGTGATGATCCCGCATGTCACGCAGAACGACGACGCCGACGTCACCGACCTCGAAGCGTTCCGCAAGCAAATCAACGGCGAACGCAAGGACGTCAAGGTGACGATGCTGGCGTTTCTGATCAAGGCCGTCGTCGCTGCGCTCAAGCGCTACCCGCAGTTCAACAGCTCGCTCGACGGCGACGAACTCGTGCTCAAACGCTACTACAACATCGGCTTTGCGGCGGATACCCCGAACGGGCTCGTCGTCCCGGTGATCAAGGGCGCCGACACGAAGGGCGTCGTCGAGATCGCGCGCGAGACGTCGGAACTCGCGGCGAAGGCGCGCGACGGCAAGCTCGGGCCGGCCGACATGAGCGGCGCAACATTCACGATCTCATCGCTCGGCTCGATCGGCGGCACGACGTTCACGCCGATCATCAATGCTCCGGAAGTCGCGATTCTCGGCGCCTGCAAAGCCGAGATCCGCCCCGTATGGGACGGTGCCGCATTCGAGCCGCGTTTGATCCAGCCGCTCTCGCTCTCGTACGATCACCGCGTGATCGACGGCGCGAACGCGGCGCGTTTCGTCGTCGAACTCAAAGCAACGCTCGCCGACCTCCGTCGAACGCTGCTCTGA